One region of Oryza glaberrima chromosome 7, OglaRS2, whole genome shotgun sequence genomic DNA includes:
- the LOC127778290 gene encoding probable GTP diphosphokinase RSH3, chloroplastic, which translates to MAPATAISCAVVKCGGGGGPRQPRVSAPPRQQGHAAAAASLEQLLLLPRSGEARPAARRRRGSPPSSPLSFARPAAERVAARRARAAAVAMEVVEDATPPAAGAVLLAGAQSRHAIFRDELVRRAFYAAEAAHRGQMRASGDPYLQHCVETAALLAELGAGPAVVAAGLLHDTVDDAGLGYGSLSVQFGAGVADLVKGVSNLSHLSKLARRNDTASRVDEADKLRTVFLAMEDARAVLIKLADRLHNMRTLDSLPKVKQQCFAKETLEIFAPLANQLGILNWKEQLENLCFKYLYPELYEELSSNLLEFYNQDMIAAAIRRLEQALQVRGLCYHTISGRNKSMYSIYSKMARKKLDMDEIYDIHGVRVILDNKADCFTTLEIVHHLWPRIPGKFKDYINSPKPNGYQSLHTVVLSEETLPLEIQIRTRDMHLQAEFGIAAHWRYKEAVRNCCSSVPEMVEWVRWVVTWQCETLHIDHPSSLTHGAPPRAICSCSSQSDDCPFSYSKRCDHSGPILVILLENEKMSVQEFPQNSTVLDLLKRTSSYDMQLRLRLNCHVVHNLNQELKMGDVVELIPSAQCNPGAGGYAREFHQMYDHRLTVSQS; encoded by the exons atggcgccggcgacggcgatatCCTGCGCGGTGGTcaaatgcggcggcggcggcgggccccgCCAGCCCCGCGTCTCCGCCCCGCCGCGGCAGCagggccacgccgccgccgccgcctcgctggagcagctcctcctcctcccccgcagCGGGGAGGCGCGgcccgcggcgaggaggcgccgcggcagcccgccgtcgtcgcccctgTCCTTCGCGCGGCCCGCCGCGGAACGCGTGGCCGCGAGGcgagcccgcgccgccgccgtggcgatggaggtggtggaggacgcCACCCCTcccgcggcgggggcggtgctTCTCGCCGGGGCGCAGTCGAGGCACGCGATATTCAGGGACGAGCTCGTGAGGAGGGCCTTCTACGCCGCCGAGGCGGCTCACCGCGGCCAG ATGCGCGCGAGCGGTGACCCTTACCTGCAGCACTgcgtggagacggcggcgctgctcgcggagctcggcgccggccccgccgtcgtcgccgcaggGCTGCTGCACGACACGGTCGACGACGCAGGCCTCGGCTATGGCTCACTCTCCGTCCAATTTGGCGCTGGTGTCGCCGACCTTGTGAAGGGG GTTTCAAATCTAAGTCATTTGAGCAAACTGGCTCGTAGAAATGATACAGCCAGCAGAGTAGATGAAGCTGACAAATTGCGTACGGTTTTCCTTGCAATGGAGGATGCGAGAGCAGTTCTCATCAAACTTGCTGACAGACTACACAACATGAGGACGTTGGATTCTTTGCCTAAGGTCAAACAACAGTGCTTTGCAAAGGAAACGCTGGAGATATTTGCTCCGTTGGCAAATCAGCTTGGGATCTTGAATTGGAAGGAACAGCTTGAAAATCTGTGCTTCAAGTATCTTTACCCTGAGCTATATGAGGAACTGTCATCCAACCTTCTTGAGTTCTACAACCAAGATATGATTGCAGCTGCAATAAGGCGACTGGAACAAGCCCTTCAAGTGAGGGGACTATGCTATCATACTATATCAGGGAGGAACAAGAGCATGTACAGTATCTACAGCAAGATGGCAAG GAAGAAACTGGACATGGATGAAATCTATGATATACATGGGGTGCGTGTTATACTCGATAACAAAGCTGATTGTTTCACCACTTTAGAGATTGTCCATCACTTGTGGCCTAGAATTCCTGGCAAATTCAAAGACTACATCAACAGCCCCAAACCCAATGG GTATCAATCCCTGCACACGGTTGTTCTCAGTGAAGAAACACTGCCATTGGAGATCCAAATTCGTACGAGGGACATGCATTTACAGGCAGAATTTGGAATTGCTGCACATTGGAGATACAAGGAAGCTGTTCGAAATTGTTGTTCATCTGTTCCTGAAATGGTGGAATGGGTTAGATGGGTTGTTACATGGCAGTGCGAAACTCTGCACATAGATCACCCTTCCTCTCTTACACATGGAGCTCCACCAAGGGCAATATGCAGTTGTTCTTCTCAGTCTGATGACTGTCCTTTTTCGTATTCAAAACGATGTGACCACAGTGGACCAATCCTAGTAATATTACTGGAGAATGAAAAG ATGTCAGTGCAAGAATTCCCTCAAAATTCAACTGTACTGGACCTACTGAAGAGGACTTCTAGCTATGACATGCAGTTGAGGTTAAGACTGAACTGCCATGTCGTGCACAACTTGAACCAAGAGCTTAAAATGGGTGACGTGGTCGAACTGATCCCTTCGGCTCAATGCAATCCTGGAGCTGGAGGTTATGCGAGGGAGTTCCACCAAATGTATGACCACCGGCTCACAGTTTCGCAGTCGTGA
- the LOC127778425 gene encoding 60S ribosomal protein L27a-2-like, producing the protein MTTSLRKNRKKRGHVSAGHGRIGKHRKHPGGRGNAGGMHHHRILFDKYHPGYFGKVGMRYFHRLRNKFYSPAVNVERLWSMVPAEQAAEAAGAGKAPLLDVTQFGYFKVLGKGLLPEKPIVVKAKLISKVAEKKIKAAGGAVVLTA; encoded by the coding sequence atgacgacgagccTGAGGAAGAACCGCAAGAAGCGCGGCCACGTGTCCGCCGGCCACGGCCGCATCGGGAAGCACCGGAAGCACCCGGGAGGCCGGGGCAACGCCGGAGGCATGCACCACCACCGCATCCTCTTCGACAAGTACCACCCGGGCTACTTCGGCAAGGTTGGCATGCGCTACTTCCACAGGCTCCGCAACAAGTTCTACTCCCCGGCGGTGAACGTGGAGCGGCTCTGGTCGATGGTGCCCGCCGagcaggcggcggaggccgccggcgccggcaaggCGCCCCTGCTGGACGTGACGCAGTTCGGCTACTTCAAGGTGCTCGGGAAGGGTCTGCTGCCGGAGAAGCCCATCGTCGTCAAGGCCAAGCTCATCTCCAAGGTCGCCGAGAAGAAGAtcaaggccgccggcggcgccgtcgtgctCACCGCCTAG
- the LOC127778360 gene encoding exportin-T: protein MDDLEQAILLASDSPAAAAASPAVRAEALAYCARARDETPPSSLLHLCLYGLASSPHAHVHFWCLQTIHDALLLRRRLALPDDLALLRSSLLSLAVSSNAASPPFLRNKLAQLLALLVRFEYPHVYPSYFLDLIPPSPPLPGPTDMFARVLVSLDDDLLSQDYPRNAEEASDAGRVKDAMRAQCVPQIARHWHEAAVSLRAADPAVAAVVLDAARRCISWIDVSLVANDVFVPLLFDIALSPGSVAPLAAASVGCLSAVAAKRMDARAKVALLRSLMSAQKGFGSPDSGLKMAHLVTAYAVEALECYRKLGSSDADGAAALEMLEEVLPAVFAAAESGDDDEVDSGSVLEFLSGYVSTMKAPTEKQLGHLGQILEVVRMQMSYDPVYRGHLDVLDKIGKEEEDLMAEQRKDLIALFRSICRVAPGATQLFIRGLLVTALSSAEVSVEDVEVALTLFYRLGEIVGEEEIRTGAGLIRELVPMLLSARFSCHTHRLVALVYLDTISRYIKFMQENDQYVPHLLTVFLDERGIHHQNAHVSCHAGYLLMRAIRLLKAKLVPYLDTILQSLQDALVQFTATDWANKDIKFSSSEDGSQIFEAVGLLIGIEEVSPDKQVQCLTALLNPLCQQIESLVMDAKAQGLEESSPRAIGLQQIIVALTMISKGFNERLVMGSRPTLGVMFKKTLDVVLQVLISFPNVKPLRSKIISFLHRMVEILGISMLPCIPIALRQLLVDNEAKDMSEFLYLINQIICKFKSSANALLEDVFPAIASHLSVILSHDAFSNGFASNTEEMRELQELEKRFYAFLLHIATHDLSTVLLTPSCRHYLENIMQLLLITSCSHKEISHRKTCVQTFVNLIKDWCSSSEIEDKLPGFRVFMIEKFATGCCLQSVLDKSFNFRDGISIALFGEIMMAQKVMYERFGENFVVNFVTKLREAHCPPDLAEQYYQKLQGNDIKAFKSFYESLVMKIRQQQNGSLVFR, encoded by the exons atggacgACCTCGAGCAGGCCATCCTGCTCGCCTCGGAttcccccgccgcggccgccgcctccccggccGTGCGCGCCGAGGCGCTCGCCTActgcgcccgcgcccgcgacgagaccccgccgtcgtcgctcctcCACCTCTGCCTCTAcggcctcgcctcctccccgcaCGCCCACGTCCACTTCTGGTGCCTCCAGACCATCCAcgacgcgctcctcctccgccgccgcctcgccctccccgacgacctcgccctcctccgctcctcgctgctctccctcgccgtctcctccaacgccgcctcccctcccttcctccgcAACAAGCTCGCCCagctcctcgccctcctcgtccGCTTCGAGTACCCCCATGTCTACCCTTCCTACTTCCTCGATCTCatcccgccctcgccgccgctgccgggaCCCACCGACATGTTCGCCCGCGTCCTCGTCTCCCTCGACGATGACCTGCTCTCCCAGGACTACCCGCGCAACGCCGAGGAGGCCTCCGATGCCGGGAGGGTCAAGGACGCCATGCGCGCGCAGTGCGTGCCCCAGATCGCCCGCCACTGGCACGAGGCCGCCGTgtccctccgcgccgccgaccccgccgtcgccgcagtaGTCCTCGATGCGGCGCGGAGGTGCATCTCCTGGATCGATGTCTCCCTGGTCGCGAATGACGTGTTTGTTCCCTTGCTCTTTGACATTGCGCTGTCCCCGGGGAGCGTGGCTCCGCTTGCTGCCGCGTCGGTGGGGTGCCTCTCTGCTGTGGCAGCGAAGAGGATGGACGCGAGGGCAAAGGTGGCGTTGCTGAGGTCGCTCATGTCTGCCCAGAAGGGGTTTGGTAGCCCTGACAGCGGTTTGAAAATGGCACATTTGGTGACGGCATACGCTGTCGAGGCTCTCGAGTGTTATCGCAAGCTTGGCTCTAGTGATGCTGATGGAGCCGCGGCATTGGAAATGCTGGAAGAGGTGCTGCCAGCTGTATTTGCGGCCGCAGAGAgcggcgatgatgatgaggtTGATTCGGGCTCGGTGCTTGAGTTTTTATCTGGGTATGTGAGTACGATGAAGGCACCGACAGAGAAGCAACTTGGACACTTGGGACAGATACTGGAGGTGGTGCGGATGCAGATGTCATATGATCCAGTTTATAGGGGTCATCTTGATGTCCTTGACAAGatagggaaggaggaggaagacctGATGGCAGAGCAGCGAAAGGATTTAATTGCACTATTTCGGAGCATTTGTCGTGTGGCACCAGGTGCCACTCAGCTGTTCATAAGAGGGTTGCTTGTGACGGCCCTTTCATCTGCAGAAGTTAGTGTTGAGGATGTTGAGGTCGCGCTTACTCTGTTTTACCGGCTTGGGGAAATAGTGGGTGAGGAAGAGATCCGGACTGGAGCTGGGTTAATTAGGGAGCTTGTCCCAATGCTCCTTTCAGCGAGATTCTCATGCCACACACACCGCCTAGTTGCATTAGTGTACCTAGACACAATTAGCCGCTATATCAAGTTCATGCAGGAGAATGACCAATATGTGCCACATCTGCTTACTGTGTTCTTGGATGAGCGTGGCATACACCATCAGAATGCCCACGTGAGCTGCCATGCAGGATACTTGCTCATGAGAGCTATCAGGCTGTTGAAGGCTAAGCTAGTGCCTTACTTGGATACCATTTTGCAG AGCTTGCAAGATGCCCTAGTGCAATTCACTGCTACGGACTGGGCAAACAAAGATATTAAGTTCTCCAGCTCAGAGGATGGCAGCCAAATATTCGAG GCTGTGGGACTGTTGATCGGCATTGAAGAGGTGTCACCAGATAAGCAGGTTCAGTGCTTGACAGCTTTACTTAATCCTCTCTGTCAACAG ATCGAGTCACTTGTTATGGATGCCAAAGCACAAGGACTTGAAGAATCATCTCCAAGAGCTATAGGTCTTCAACAGATTATTGTTGCATTGACTATGATCAGCAAG GGATTTAATGAACGGCTTGTGATGGGAAGCAGGCCGACACTTGGCGTTATGTTCAAGAAG ACCCTTGATGTAGTTTTGCAAGTCCTCATCTCATTTCCTAATGTGAAGCCCCTGCGATCTAAG ATCATATCATTTCTCCACCGTATGGTTGAGATATTAGGCATTTCGATGCTTCCATGTATTCCAATTGCACTGCGACAGTTGCTCGTTGATAATGAG GCAAAAGATATGTCGGAATTTCTGTACTTAATAAACCAAATAATATGCAAGTTTAAATCTTCAGCAAATGCCTTATTGGAGGATGTGTTTCCTGCCATCGCAAGTCATTTATCTGTGATACTATCACACGATGCCTTTTCAAATGGTTTTGCAAGCAATACTGAG GAAATGCGTGAGCTGCAAGAGCTGGAAAAGAGATTTTACGCATTCTTGCTTCATATAGCAACACATGATCTGTCTACAGTTCTCCTAACTCCTAGTTGTAGGCATTATCTGGAGAACATAATGCAGTTGCTTTTGATTACTTCATGCAGCCATAAAGAGATATCACATCGGAAG ACATGCGTACAGACTTTTGTCAACCTTATCAAAGACTGGTGTAGTAGCTCTGAAATTGAAGATAAG CTTCCTGGCTTCCGAGTGTTTATGATTGAGAAGTTCGCTACTGGTTGCTGTTTGCAGAGTGTCCTTGACAAGTCATTTAACTTCCGTGATGGAATTTCG ATTGCCCTGTTTGGTGAAATCATGATGGCTCAAAAGGTTATGTATGAAAGATTTGGCGAGAACTTTGTTGTAAATTTTGTAACAAAACTTCGAGAAGCACACTGCCCACCAGACCTTGCTGAACAGTACTACCAAAAGTTACAG GGAAATGATATCAAGGCATTCAAGTCATTTTATGAATCACTTGTCATGAAAATAAGACAACAGCAGAATGGGAGTCTTGTCTTCAGATAG
- the LOC127778361 gene encoding serine/threonine-protein kinase RIPK-like, which yields MRSSSDCKVVAAAARKKEKEAAAWPWSLWGFLLTGCLGGSGGGGKKKSGGKKVRPRGGGGGLRRLSFTDLTGAADQDLSVSLVGSNLHVFTVAELRDATRGFVSGNFLGEGGFGPVYKGLVGDGVKPGLRPQAIAVKLWDPEGAQGHKEWLAEVIFLGQLRHPNLVKLVGYCCEDENRLLVYEYMEHGSLENHLFKQIPAVLPWSTRLNIAVGAAKGLAFLHDAEKPVIYRDFKASNILLDSDYKAKLSDFGLAKDGPEGDDTHVSTRVMGTHGYAAPEYIMTGHLTAKSDVYSFGVVLLEILTGRRAVDKTRPNREQSLVEYARPCLRDPLRLIRIMDPALEGRYSPAAAREAAAVAYRCLSGSPKNRPDMSAVVDALEPLLVATDDVPLGPVVLFVAPDQEADAAAAADDDEDDKARRRQRRTRKDEQHRRRSRLRTSPKGSPRKPAVAAACRNEEFWVWHVPADHKA from the exons ATGAGGTCATCCAGCGATTGCAaggttgtggcggcggcggcgaggaagaaggagaaggaggcggcggcgtggccgtggTCGCTGTGGGGGTTCCTCCTGACCGGCTgcctcggcggcagcggcggcggagggaagaagaagagcggGGGGAAGAAGGTGcgtccccgcggcggcggcggcggcctgcggcGGCTGTCGTTCACGGACCTGACGGGGGCGGCGGACCAGGACCTGTCGGTGTCGCTGGTGGGGTCCAACCTCCACGTCTTCACCGTCGCCGAGCTCCGCGACGCCACCCGCGGGTTCGTCTCCGGCAACTTCCTCGGCGAGGGCGGCTTCGGGCCGGTCTACAAGGgtctcgtcggcgacggcgtcaAGCCGGGCCTCCGCCCGCAGGCCATCGCCGTCAAGCTCTGGGATCCCGAGGGCGCCCAGGGCCACAAGGAATGGCTG GCAGAGGTGATCTTCCTTGGCCAGCTTCGGCATCCCAACCTGGTGAAGCTGGTCGGCTACTGCTGCGAGGACGAGAACCGCCTCCTCGTCTACGAGTACATGGAGCATGGCAGCCTCGAGAACCACCTCTTCAAAC AGATTCCTGCCGTGCTGCCGTGGTCGACCCGATTAAACATCGCGGTTGGCGCCGCGAAGGGTTTGGCGTTCCTCCACGACGCAGAGAAGCCGGTCATCTACCGTGACTTCAAGGCCTCCAACATCCTGCTCGATTCG GATTACAAGGCGAAGCTGTCGGACTTCGGGCTGGCCAAGGACGGGCCGGAGGGGGACGACACCCACGTGTCGACGCGCGTGATGGGCACCCATGGCTACGCCGCGCCGGAGTACATCATGACCGGCCACCTGACGGCGaagagcgacgtgtacagcttcggcgtggTGCTCCTGGAGATCCTGACGGGGCGGCGCGCCGTCGACAAGACGCGGCCGAACAGGGAGCAGAGCCTCGTGGAGTACGCGCGGCCGTGCCTGCGCGACCCGCTCCGGCTCATCCGGATCATGGACCCGGCGCTGGAGGGTCGctactcgccggcggcggcgagggaggcggccgccgtcgcctacCGGTGCCTCAGCGGGAGCCCCAAGAACCGCCCCGACATgtccgccgtcgtcgacgcgcTCGAGCCGCTGCTCGTCGCCACCGACGACGTCCCCCTCGGCCCCGTCGTGCTGTTCGTCGCGCCGGATCAggaggccgacgccgccgccgccgccgacgacgacgaggacgacaaggcacggcggcggcagcggcggacgcGGAAGGACgagcagcaccgccgccgcagccgcctccggaCGTCGCCCAAGGGCAGCCCGAGGaagcccgccgtcgccgccgcttgccggaACGAGGAGTTCTGGGTGTGGCACGTCCCCGCCGACCACAAGGCGTGA